CAATCAAAAGTGAGAAAAAGGAATTAATGCTTCATCggttttgagaaataataagcGCAAGCATCGTCcgattagaaattataaaaaagacgcgctattaaaattataagttcgCGCTGTAAAAAGAAGCAACGCACGCTGTAATGAACTTCACCGCGGCACGTCCGCAATTAGTTAGGTATTTATGCAGCGTTGGCCAAAAGCGTGAAAGACTCGCTttcattaaattgtatatgtataacatactTTCAACGTAATACAGTAAATCAACGGCAGCGATTAAAACGTTCCTTGAGTACACGATAAAGTAATTACGCAGTATTTGTAATTCCAATTTGCAAACGCTGGCTAGTTTAACCGATCGCAAAATTTAATGAGACTGCGCCGCCGTACTTTTGGACAAGGCCGTTAAAATGAAAAGGTGAGAGAGTGAGGGATATTCACGTGTGATACAAATGCTCTATGCAAAACGCCCAGGAAACACTATTCGAGTcctaggccggtattcatagtcggatcttatatttaagactgtcttaagtatgatcttaagatgttatgaaccaatcacagaaccgtattagcatcttaagacattacttaagacagtcttgaaataagatccgactatgaatacgggccCTAATATCGGGACCTagtactattaaaaaaaaaagaaaagagagaaaaaaagacatgCGATGTTCTTGGCAGACTGTAAAACAAACATCGTCTTACATGTGTCaccatacatatgtatgtatgcatatgTACGTGTCGCACAAAAGACTTCCCCGGCCGTTCTCCTTGGAGCTTCTGCATTGCACTTGATTGAACAAAATTTCTCAACAAGCGGGAAGCAAGCAGCGATCGttcattcaaatttttgctttATTGTACAACAAGGCAAAATTCATCGTTTTTTCAACAAAAGATTAAATGTTCTCGCATCTCGTAATCGTAAAGTCTGGAGAGACGACAGTTTggctaaataattttctcgttGACTCTCTATCAATGGTCGGCTAAAGCTAAATAACACTTTACAGAAGATAGAAAGAAGGTTTCCTTCAATAAAGGGGCCTGCCCTGTCACGAGGCCTCATAGGGCTCAAACAACATTGCTCTCGAGGATGCAAaccaaaaacataaatatatttgataaaggTATTCGATCGCTATCCTATAGTTCGCGTAATTCTGTAATATTCATCGCGAGAATATATCTTGACCAGACCATCATTAGGCACAGATATCAATGACAGCCTATACTATGAATGAACTTTAAGCAtctattgtctttttttttatttgcagcgCATGCACTAACGAGGTATTATAGAATTGATAACAGAATAAATAAGGTTCTAAatagaaagtaagttaaagCTCATCAGTTTCTCgcaaaaacataatattaatgaaaaaactaTATTAATGCATCTGAAAAAAACATCATAATGTGCGCGCTCTACACTACTTAATTTGAGATGTCTATTTTCATGCAATTCGGGTAATAGAtttgtatttgaaaatgtCGCGAATTTATCCGATCTAATGGAATGTCCTAAGGCAAGATTATCCGAAAGGTGTTCATCATTATACGCAGAAggatcgaaaaatatttaacgtattaaaaaaaggtgCCCTGTAAAATTCAAGATTGAGGGCCCgataatacgtatataattttaaactacAAAACTTGTTCACTCATAGTATCGTCCGTCCATGTACTTCTGTAATtgtatacacaatatataaacttagagaaaaatactaaaaaaaatcctCAATGCTCTTTCTCTACGATGGCACCTCCCAATACTAATAGAATTCAAACGCAATTATACAACCGTAAGGTCGTAGACTTAATTGTTGAATAGGGACTCTCTAAGATTAAATATACtgattgtaatatataaaacttaaataacaGCGACGCGAGATCGTCGTATCAAACACCCGGCAAGGTAATACCGAATTCGTCAATGTATCTCGTTTTAATACTTCCAAGCCAGAACAATCATTTGTCTTCATTGACCTCCTCCTGTCACCGCGGCAGGCGATAGGAAGACTACACAAAAGCATTACAAGATTTTTCCCGTGTCACTTTTGTCACGATAACATCGTTTTTTGGATTCTAACtctacgtatatatgtacagaaTTCTCGGATCTTCCGACCAACAGACTCTAGACGATGGACTCGCTAAATAACGATTTGGAGATAACGGGTTACATCAGAGGTCGTTACATCGCATGGAATTGATATTACTAGTGTAGGGGTTGTTGCTATGATGGTGTGATGGCCTGTGCAGGGTGCTGCTTATCGTGAGAGGACCTACCATGTGGCCGGGCCTCGCCCACGTGTACACGTATCCATCCTGACACGCCGTTACGAAGCAATCTTCCCTAAACACTAATTCAGTCAGTCTCTCGTGCGCCAGCTTCTTGCACACCAGCGGCTCGAGGACCGGGCACTCGTCGAACCTGGGACACCAGGCGGTCCCTATCAACCTCATAGGATCGTCCATCACGGAACTAACCTTTTTACTTCCCGTCCCACCTACTAAACCCCCACTGACACTGTTGTTCAGACTACTACTCGTCGTACTCGTCGAGTTGCCGGTGCTCGCCTTGTCGCCACCATTGTTCTGCACGACCGTCGTCACGCTGTTATTCGCCGTTGCACCGGTCCCGCTACCTCGCATCGTCAGGCTAAAGTTTCTCTTGTGATTATCACCCTTACGCTCGCCGAAGCCAAGTCCCGCTAGCCTCTGCGTCAGCGAATTCACGGTCGCCACCGCGGCGTTCGTGCCAGTGCTATTGTTACTAGTCTCGTTATTACCACTCGCGTTCTCCTTGAAGTTTACATTATTTGAGTTATTATGTTTAGCATTCGAGTTCGAATGGTGATTCGCCGTTGTCGCCGCCCCATTGCCACTATTGAACGTGCCCGAGGACGACAAGGTACCGCCGCTGGTGCTGCACGTCGCAGAGGGTCTCTGTTTGGCGCACACCGGTTGCCTCAGCACATCCTCCGTGATGTCCCATAGGCACAGTTGGGTGTCCTGCGATACACTGCCTAACCTATAGCACGTGCCGCCCGACATTCTCAATTCGGAGCCACAGGAATTACGATTCGAGTGGACTCCGCCGCTCTGCGAGGTCGTCGACAAGCGATGCGACTTCTCGTGGAAGTGATTGTGATTGTTATGCGGCATCGTCTCGTCATCCGAACCGCTAAAGTCGGGATCGTGGTCACCGTAGGACGTCGTGTACGGATCAAAGGCAACCACGCTCACCCAACTATGGTGGCCTTGCCCCCGTGCCACGACCCGCTTCTCGTGGAAGCTCCAGATAGTCACCAGATCGTCCTCGCCGCCTACCACCACGTAACGTCCGTCCGGCGACCAGCACACGCACAGAAAACCGCCGAAGTAGCTCCTTGCCGAGCCGACCAGTTCCATAGTATTGTATTGAAAAACACGCAGGAATCCATCCTGTGATACCACGGCTAAGTTCGTGCCGCACGGACTAAAGGCGAATTCATTTATACAACATCCTTCCGCGCCTATCACCCACCGATACAGCGGGTTTCTCGTAGATTTGGTTTTGCAGGTATATATGGCGTATCCGTCACCCGATTTGAACGATTGATAGTGCGGTGCGGTGGTGCCGCAGAGCAGTTCTTCATTATAGAGGTACAGCTGACCGGAGCTATGGGAGACCAGAAATAGGTTGTTCGAGCCGGGAACCCACTTTATACATGTCACCTTGCTCTTGTCTATCAGTCTCTGAAATGTGAATGTTCCTCATTAAagtcaaaaaaataaagcaaactTAACTAGTGCcgcaaaaaactttttaaaacttatattaattttatattgcattcaaaattatctattaagtTTCCAAGaacgtttaataataatttgattagaaaataaacagcacttctctctttttctgcaGATACAAAgcttagaaataaatttttatatcataatcTCAATAATACGATTGTGATAAACAAAGATAAAGCGGAAAATGATACGGTATacgatttgaaaataataactgATATTATTGGAGTATTAAGAAAGTGTTTACAAAACGTTACTTTATccgacaaaaataaattattcgagaTTTATTGAGActgaaatgtatataaaatagacgGCACAATCGTTTCAGCAAGGCCTGTGTCTGCCGCAAGAAGACAGCGGAAAGTTATGTAATGTTGCTTGTTGAGcttaattatttgattgagATATAATTGCATTAGTGCGCGGGCCCACCGGGCATAGAATAGCCTGGATAATGTGCTGCTAAATATTAAGTACGGTCATTGCAGGATGTGGAGCATGGTGGCTAGGCATCCTGAACCAGCATTCATTTCCCAGTTTATCATGTTTCAATAAGATAACACGAACATATCATCAAGAACGGATAAGCGTTGACAGCTTTTGCACACATTGCACAGGAACTAGTTGCACTAGAGAATATTGTTTGAACTATGAGATTATTTATCTCTACGTAAGCTAGCTCGCAGATAATGCAAAGAGTTTCTCGCTCTCTATCGGGTGCGGTGCAGGAGAGAAGGCTTCCTTGAGAATCGagtgataaaaatttgcaatctGTGTGAAATTTGCTTTTACGTACGTCTTCATTGTACAATTTGCTGAGCTGAGAACTGTCCTTCTTTATGGGATCGATCAGCTGTATCTGCCCCGTGGAGAATCCCACCAGCAATGGAGCGCTATCGGCCGTCGCTGttgtttgattaaaattgtGGCAGGTCGGATTAGTTCCCTTGTATAACTTTTTGTCCACCGGTTTGTTCAAGTCTACAgcctgaaatattttaacgatgCGTCAAGTCAAATCAATcgaagtaataaataatttactttctaGTGacaatgtacaaaaattcgaAAGAGCTACGCATGCAATAagttgtttaaataattatcctaTTTCGAAAGCTTCTTAGCAATGATTTCAAGTGTCTATAAAAGTTTACGGTACTTCGGGggaatcttaataaattaattctgtcggttttttatttcttacatataAATCAACGATTCAATCGACGATTACTAAGAATTAAGATAGCAGTATATTATCTGCGAGAGATACTATTTATGCGATTACTCGGTAAGTACTTCCGAGAAACGTCAGCGCGAACGTTCGCCGTCAGCTCGCTCGTTcacgagtaaaaaaaaaagaaaaaaaaagaggaagaaaaacgGGGAAAGACAGCGACGATTGGACGCGGGTCGACCCAGAGGAAGCTCTCGACGTCGCGTTCGTCGTCGCGGAGGACGGGGCAGACGGTGAAAACGAGTCGGCCGCAAAGATGGAGGGTCTCGCGACGTTTGCGAGGTTAGGTCGCGACGACGGCTCGCGGATCCGGGGATACTCCGTCGTTctcgggggagggggggggccGTCGCGTCTCACCTTCTTGACACCGCGGTAGACGTAGACGTAGAGCTCCTTGCCGAAATTAAAGCACATTCGGTCGCCGAGGCCCTGCGCGCCCGTGGGGTCCGCTGGGTCCGGCAGCGTGACGAAAGACACCCTGACGGACGCGCTGCCCTGGCTGTTGGTGTAGCCGACTCGGTTCGGTCTCGAGTACTCCGACAGGGTCATCAGCTTGTAGGTGCCCTCCCGCGTGACGAATTGTGTTTTCAGGTCCTCCTTCCCTCCTCCGTCCAGCTGCACAGCCATCTTACcaccagcagcagcagcagcagcagcggcgcggcggaggaGCTCATCAGACACGCAGGGAGATTATCGCTCGTAGGCCGCCCTCGTTTCTGGCCCGCCGTTACGCACCGTCGTCCACCCTCGTCCACCGTCCACCGTCGACCAACGATCGTCCGGCCGACCGAccgtgcgcgtgtgtgcgtcGCCGTCGTCCGAGGTCCGATCACTCCGAACTCCTACTACTCCGAACTCCGATCGCCGTCCGCGTCCGCGACTCCCTCACTCACGTCGCTGTCGCTCGCGTGTGGCACTCAGCACTGTGGCTCCCCTCGCCCGTCCGCAGGCAACTTCACGCGCGCGAAGCGAGCTCCACCGGCGGGACCGGCCGCCGTCGGCCACGATTGGCAGAGGCCACGCCGCGAAACCGTGCGGAGGATCGTCGTGAATCCCGTGATCGTCTCTCGCCGGCCGCCTGGCTGGGCCTTTTAGCTTCGTCTCGCTTTCCCGCTTTCCGCGGTTTCTGCCCTTTTCTCGCAAGACGGCGCGAACGCGGTTAAGGGCGCCCGGAATACTACCACGAACGTCCGTACGAAACTATACTGCTCGTGTACTGTGTAGCGGAGTAAGCGGAGTCCGCGACGTCGTCGATGCGCGCGCAGCGCAGTCGGCCGTCATCCGCCTCGACACTCTCGACAGTCGACACCGCGGCTCGCGCGAGCCCTATTATATAGGGACCGGATATTTTGTAAACAAGCGCGAGCGAAGGGTCAATTAATTTCGCCCGCTCTTTCCTGCCTGTCCCGCGCGTGCCCCTTCCTTCTCACGAGGCAACGGCGAGATCGACGGCCGTGCCGAGAGCCGAGACTGCATGCCGAGGGATTTCGCGCGATTTCGAACAAATTCTGCTTTCGAATGGCAGTCAGGCAGAGTGTGAATTTTCGttctctttcactctctctctctctctttttctctcttactcTTTTGCCTTTTCCTATCGGAAAGCCCGCCAAGCTTCTCGTCTGGTGACGATGAATTCGAGCGGAATTGAATTCGTCGAAGACAATTGCGAGatggatttaattattatgtgcaGCTACGCGACGCTGGATCGAATCAAGCACCGGTTGACTCCAATTTAGCTCATCTTGCGTCTCTTTCCAGATCGCGCgcgtttaattaatgtttgtaATTTCAATCGGTCGAAGATTTTTCGAAGAACGTTGCTAATTCTACCGCCGTTGGCAATATTAACTGATCCTTAGATGTTTTGTTCTACACGCAAGCGgctaattaaaaagtataacatCTCTTGCAGTAATTCAGTTTAcgttattagaaatttaattctaaCTTTTAAAATCCACATGCAGATATGGTCTTATTACTCTTATTTGCACTTCTGTTTACtttaattctctctttcctatttatttttcatttattaagtTTAAGATTTGTCGAAAGAGGCATCTTTTACATTCGACATTCACGCGCGGGAAGAGAgaaatactgcaaaaaaaacttaaatcaatttttttatttcttaaaaatcatTCAGATCTATATAGAaaccgattttaattttcgttCGATTCCAATTCGTCCATTTCTCTCACGCGGTGTCAAAAGCGGAACTTTCCGTTCGCAACGAACGTCACTCTGTGCGTGGCGCGATCCAAATTTGCCGCGCTTAATTACGTGATTCGCCGCCATTGCGGCGGAACCGTTCTCTTCCGGTTTCCCCTCAACGGGCCATTTCCGTCGACGTCGCGCGCATATACCGCCGTTCGAATCTCGGTCGTCGGTGATTTCGAGTCGCGGAATCGTAGTCGCGTCCGCTCGGATTGCGGTCCGCGTTCGAGTGAGTTTAACCGCGAGTGCCGAGATGGTTGCGTCGAACGTTTTGACCGTCAACTGTAgaacgccgcgccgttccCGTGTGCCGCCTTGGGATCTGCTGCCCTCGGACATTTTTGGCGCGATGGCGAACCGCGAATGCCGCACTTCGAACGGTGAGTCTTTTTGATATCCTTATTTTCAGCGATATGAAAGCTGAAAGCTGAATTGAACGTGCTCGTGACCGTTGATGTCTTCTCTTTCGAAGGCGACAATgatatgaattaataaatacgaatgaataaaaattattcccTTTTGGCCGTATCATTCTCGAAGGATAAAATTCTcacgatataataaataaattcttttttgaatAAGATGGATTAcgaaaaatcgaaattaaacCTCTGTATAAAGAAATGACGTCGTatctttatttgcaaaaattcatCTTGCATCGCGGTTTCGATATCGTAATCGCGGTGAATCGAGTGCGTCGCCAAAATGGCGACGAATCATGCGCGTTTGCATGAACGTAGTCGCGCGTCGACGTCGAATACGTCGATGCGTGCAGGTTTCGTCTTCGCTTCGATTGGTTAATTCCTCTGGACATAAATGTCCACGTGTGTCCACGCGGGTTGGTATTCTTGCAAGCAGATGAGGTTATGTGCACGTGGGATTAGGTTATGTATACAGAAATAGAAGTATGCAATTAACTATCTAAACGGTaagtttattaacaatttgatTTGTTCAAATTGATGTGTTACAAATAACTTAATTATCCTTTGACAATAATTGAATACGTAATGAAAGATTTTGTTCGgttaaattgattatcgtGTAATTTCTTGTCACATGCTGCTAGCTGGAGAGTAGATCAACagtatatttcttaaaaataaaattttacagtaaagaaataaatgcaaattgtaTTATCATACTGGTAGTTTTCAAATTAGCTGGATCATGCGagtatttatctttttcttttctctcttgtcATCCTTGTAGCAATACAGGTGTACAGATTAAAACCAGAATTATATCGCCCTGATGCCTCCAAAGGGAAAGCGATCGTTCCATGGTAAAAAGAGGAAATTTGACGAGCGCAATGTACAAAAGCGACCAAAGGCGAAGAAGGAAAAGTTCGACTTGAGAAGATCCTCTTACGTTAAGGAGCGTGAAGCAAAGAATGAAGAGATCGAGGCTCGCAGGCGGATAGTGGAGGAGGAGAAAACGCGTCAGCGACTCGAGGAAGCCGACAGTTCTGAAGAGGAAGAGGTTGATCCTTGGTTGCTCTATCTGTCCGAGTTATCGggttataaacataaaaatttaatagagaAACTAAACAAGCCTATCGTGACAAGCTCGGAAAGTGAAAACGAAGATTCTAATGCACAGAATAAGAATGAAACAGACaaggaaggaaagaagaaaaggaaagaaatgaagagaatgaaaaagagaaatattgaagaagaagaaatcgaAGAATCTGAAGCAGACGAAGGATTTTCTGATCAGAATGAAGAGATTACGGTTAGCACAAAGGAGGATGACTATGAAGATGCTGAGACTGCCCAGGAGGACATTGGTCATTTGAGAGATCCATTTTCTTTGCATTTACGCAACGATATGGATGATGAACTGTATAAAGCAGTCTCCGCAACGCCACCGATTACAGAGACCACGACGTTATTATGGCCCGCACTAGGAAATCTGGTATGTCAAATTCCAAAACCAGCTTCTGATTCAAACGACAAGAcgataaaagttaaaaagctTCTAGACGACGAAGAGAAACAATATACAAATTACGGTAAGGTTCCAACTCGGATTGAGAGCGTTGATTGGAACAAATTGCACGTAAAATCGCAGATtcagaataatttaatcaaagctaactatgataatataaagaatactATAGAAAAAGATTCTGCGCCTATGACTCCTCTTCAAAGGGAGTTGTTTTcagtgataaataattatcaagacTTGCATTATCCTGGAAGAACGTTTTCGAACGCCGATGAGATACGATTCGTCTATTGCCTACATGTAATCAATCATATTCTGAAGACCCGAACAAAAATACTGCATCATAGTGCGAAGCTAGCAAAGTCCAATCGTAGCGGTATGGGAGAAGTTCCAGATGAGTACAAGGATCAGGGTTTAGTGAGGCCCAAAGTACTCATAATAGTGCCATTCAAGCATTCTTGCTTGAAGATAGTCGAGATGTTCATCTCGATTTTATTTGGAGAAGACAAAGGTGGCTCAGTCATCAACAAGCTACGATTCATGGAGGATTTTACTGGAAACGAGTTAACGATGCCTAAGAAGAATCCTAAACCAGAAGATTATAAACTGACCTTGCAAGGAAATATCGACGACAAGTTCAAGATAGGCATGGCAATCACCAAGAAGTCTCTGAAATTATACACGAATTTCTACTCTTCCGACATTATAATCGGCTCACCGTTGGGTCTCAGGAGAGTGGTAGGTGCAGAGGGCGAAGCGGTAAGAGACTATGACTTTCTGTCATCTATAGAGCTGCTGATCATGGACCAGATTGACGTGGTTCTCATGCAGAACTGGGATCATCTCTATCAGGTGTTGGATTACATGCATCTGCAACCTAAGAAATCCCACGACATCGATTACTCCCGTCTTAGAAGTTGGTGTGTGAACGGCTGGACCAAGTATTATAGGCAGACATTGATCTTCGCCGATATCGAAACGCCGTACATAAACACGCTGCtaattagaaaatgttttaacTACGCCGGTCAGGTGAAAGTGGCGAATGCGTTGGAGCCGGGCTCGATTCGCGATGTAACTGTTAAAGTTCCACAGGTGTTTTACAGGTTTGACGCTTCCGATCTTTGTCAGGCTATTGATAGCAGGCTGGATTTCTTCCTGAAAGAGATATTGCCACGGTATTCGGATCCTATATATAATCACACGTTAATCTATGTACCATGCTACTTTGACTTTGTATATCTGCGGAATCGCATGATGAAGGAGAAGATGAGCTTCACAATGATCAGCGAGTACACCCAGGACCGGAAAGTCGCTCGAGCGAGAGATATGTTCTTTCACAGCGACGCGCACTTCCTACTCTACACAGAACGCTGGCATTTCTGGCGCAGAACGAGGATAAAGGGTATCCGTCATCTCATATTCTACCAGCTACCCACTTATCCACACTTTTACAGCGAGATGTGTAACCTGATGGACAATCTGTATCAGAATCCACGTTCCGGCACGGAGTTCAATATGTCGGTAACcgtcatttataataaatttgatgcTATATCGCTCGCTCAAATTGTGGGCCAGAATAGAGCTGCTAAAATGATAGAATCGGAATCTAAAGTACACACAATTAAATGCTGAGATTTGAATTCTTTTCTTGTATTTGTACGATGCGATAggataattaataagtaatttaattacaataaatagtaattttatataattgcgcTATCGctgtaaaataaagtaaccgttttgtaaataaaatgtaaatagaataattactttataatatagGACCTTTATTTTGATCATATAAAACTTATCTTAAGATATCTATCAGATGAGAATTTTAATCGCGAATAATAtgttagaatataatataatgaattcTACTGTAGTTACTGCGCATTCTTCTATTTCTAATACTATATccaataattacaaattctCGAGTATCTTTCACTGTCtgtcaataaatataataatagggCATATGGTAAAAATAATGTGAACGAATGAACTTTCACGAAAAGTTATATTTGTAATCTGGTCGTCTTATCGCATAATGAAGATACAAAATTTGCATGTGATTTAATTCATAAGAGAGATGAAGTCTGCGacggaatatatatgtataattttatctataatttcaTTACTTATTACTATTGTTGATTTCTTCTATCGTGTCTTCGCGATAGCGTCGTCCACATAATTCTAGACGACTCGTTtagacatttaaattattctaatgtGTCTAGTTTCTATATCTGTCGCAGAGAGTAGTTCTAGTCTCTATAAGGTTTTTGGCAAATTTAGGTCAATGCGATTCCTAACGTTCTCTTTTCGCAAAGAGTTGGAATTGCTTCTTTATATGTACTAATAGGTTGATAATCTATTAGCGATTACTAATTTAGTTTCTTTGCACCTTATTATTTTCAACGCGAGATGTGAAAAGTCTGATATTCGTTTATGTGACGCTCTCGTCGTCTTCGCTCGTAATGCTAGTGAAATTATGGTAATCCCGCGTTGTCGATATTGACGTGAGTTCAACAGACGTCTCCTCGACGTCCGCAACTTCCGTGAAGATTTCCGAGAAACTTTTTTGTCGTTGAGTGGTCGATAAATCAATTTGTTCCAGCTGTTTATTGTCTATCGTCGTAGATCTCGCAATCATCCTTTCGATCTGTGTCTCTGTGACAAAAGAATATCATTAAATTGTAAAGATAATTGCAGCAGAATATTCataattcattataaattatagaagtTAACTTATGCTTAATTTACTTAttctaaattgtaaaaaaaaaaacagtatttttttagaacaaatttttttttattttcttattcgatattataatataattttttttatttcgataccataaaatatttctttatgtttaaattttataaattataagattaatatttcacgagacatttttatatcttttgcacttgaaatttatagtgtaaagatttttttaaattcctattgtataaaacttttacagttttttaaggTTTCTAGAGCttgtagaatttatttttgattgaaaaaatgttacaaaatgtGCCTTCtgcaatcaaaatattataaaattttgcatatcttatttattagcCTAGGAATTCTCAATGAAGTTTTGCTTTGCAACGgattatattaactttttgcGCATTTTCGTGATCTTTAGCGGCAAAGAATATATTCGTGTCTTCCTTTAACTGTCTTTCCGCGTTTTTACCGTTGGAGATCGGCGTAGTCGTGCCGAGGTTTTCAGAAAGAGACTTCAGGCATTCTGGCTTGTCGGTTCTCGGTCTCCTAATCGCTTGATCCTTAGGGTTCCAAACGAAGGTGTAGTACAAGGACAGCAATATAGCAGCCATACTGACAAATATGACGTACGCGACCACCGTCAGTACTCGTACCAGCTTCTGCTTGTGTTTCGGTTCGTAGAGTTTATCTTTTCGTTCGTCCACAGCGAAACGGACCTCGTTAGCTGCCGTTTTGTTGTCGCGATTACCCAGGGTACGACCGATGCTCGCTATCACGTTGTGGGTGCTCATTTTTCGTGGTAATTGCATCCTCCACTTCACGAGAATTCACAT
This sequence is a window from Temnothorax longispinosus isolate EJ_2023e chromosome 11, Tlon_JGU_v1, whole genome shotgun sequence. Protein-coding genes within it:
- the LOC139822582 gene encoding WD repeat-containing protein 20 isoform X2; amino-acid sequence: MAVQLDGGGKEDLKTQFVTREGTYKLMTLSEYSRPNRVGYTNSQGSASVRVSFVTLPDPADPTGAQGLGDRMCFNFGKELYVYVYRGVKKAVDLNKPVDKKLYKGTNPTCHNFNQTTATADSAPLLVGFSTGQIQLIDPIKKDSSQLSKLYNEDRLIDKSKVTCIKWVPGSNNLFLVSHSSGQLYLYNEELLCGTTAPHYQSFKSGDGYAIYTCKTKSTRNPLYRWVIGAEGCCINEFAFSPCGTNLAVVSQDGFLRVFQYNTMELVGSARSYFGGFLCVCWSPDGRYVVVGGEDDLVTIWSFHEKRVVARGQGHHSWVSVVAFDPYTTSYGDHDPDFSGSDDETMPHNNHNHFHEKSHRLSTTSQSGGVHSNRNSCGSELRMSGGTCYRLGSVSQDTQLCLWDITEDVLRQPVCAKQRPSATCSTSGGTLSSSGTFNSGNGAATTANHHSNSNAKHNNSNNVNFKENASGNNETSNNSTGTNAAVATVNSLTQRLAGLGFGERKGDNHKRNFSLTMRGSGTGATANNSVTTVVQNNGGDKASTGNSTSTTSSSLNNSVSGGLVGGTGSKKVSSVMDDPMRLIGTAWCPRFDECPVLEPLVCKKLAHERLTELVFREDCFVTACQDGYVYTWARPGHMPGISQVGGAALHVVSPVEGGGTIV
- the LOC139822582 gene encoding WD repeat-containing protein 20 isoform X1: MAVQLDGGGKEDLKTQFVTREGTYKLMTLSEYSRPNRVGYTNSQGSASVRVSFVTLPDPADPTGAQGLGDRMCFNFGKELYVYVYRGVKKAVDLNKPVDKKLYKGTNPTCHNFNQTTATADSAPLLVGFSTGQIQLIDPIKKDSSQLSKLYNEDRLIDKSKVTCIKWVPGSNNLFLVSHSSGQLYLYNEELLCGTTAPHYQSFKSGDGYAIYTCKTKSTRNPLYRWVIGAEGCCINEFAFSPCGTNLAVVSQDGFLRVFQYNTMELVGSARSYFGGFLCVCWSPDGRYVVVGGEDDLVTIWSFHEKRVVARGQGHHSWVSVVAFDPYTTSYGDHDPDFSGSDDETMPHNNHNHFHEKSHRLSTTSQSGGVHSNRNSCGSELRMSGGTCYRLGSVSQDTQLCLWDITEDVLRQPVCAKQRPSATCSTSGGTLSSSGTFNSGNGAATTANHHSNSNAKHNNSNNVNFKENASGNNETSNNSTGTNAAVATVNSLTQRLAGLGFGERKGDNHKRNFSLTMRGSGTGATANNSVTTVVQNNGGDKASTGNSTSTTSSSLNNSVSGGLVGGTGSKKVSSVMDDPMRLIGTAWCPRFDECPVLEPLVCKKLAHERLTELVFREDCFVTACQDGYVYTWARPGHMVGPLTISSTLHRPSHHHSNNPYTSNINSMRCNDL
- the LOC139822582 gene encoding WD repeat-containing protein 20 isoform X3 gives rise to the protein MAVQLDGGGKEDLKTQFVTREGTYKLMTLSEYSRPNRVGYTNSQGSASVRVSFVTLPDPADPTGAQGLGDRMCFNFGKELYVYVYRGVKKAVDLNKPVDKKLYKGTNPTCHNFNQTTATADSAPLLVGFSTGQIQLIDPIKKDSSQLSKLYNEDRLIDKSKVTCIKWVPGSNNLFLVSHSSGQLYLYNEELLCGTTAPHYQSFKSGDGYAIYTCKTKSTRNPLYRWVIGAEGCCINEFAFSPCGTNLAVVSQDGFLRVFQYNTMELVGSARSYFGGFLCVCWSPDGRYVVVGGEDDLVTIWSFHEKRVVARGQGHHSWVSVVAFDPYTTSYGDHDPDFSGSDDETMPHNNHNHFHEKSHRLSTTSQSGGVHSNRNSCGSELRMSGGTCYRLGSVSQDTQLCLWDITEDVLRQPVCAKQRPSATCSTSGGTLSSSGTFNSGNGAATTANHHSNSNAKHNNSNNVNFKENASGNNETSNNSTGTNAAVATVNSLTQRLAGLGFGERKGDNHKRNFSLTMRGSGTGATANNSVTTVVQNNGGDKASTGNSTSTTSSSLNNSVSGGLVGGTGSKKVSSVMDDPMRLIGTAWCPRFDECPVLEPLVCKKLAHERLTELVFREDCFVTACQDGYVYTWARPGHMINVLYHALADAREYRG